The following proteins come from a genomic window of Polyangiaceae bacterium:
- a CDS encoding CoA pyrophosphatase, which yields MTPLDIHGVVRALAQGTGRGPSVPPEGERYAAVAIVLRAADSGVEVLLILRAKNDRDPWSGHMAFPGGRHDESDVDLLHTATRETLEEVGVDLARVGTLVGRLDDLPAIARGRRAGITIAPFVFTVSEDPPLSPNHEVEEALWVPLDSLASGETATTVRYRMEGTDLDLPGWDVGGRIVWGLTYRMLQTLFERLGLTGSRLPADRTSG from the coding sequence GTGACCCCACTCGACATCCACGGCGTGGTCCGCGCCCTCGCCCAGGGCACGGGCCGAGGACCGTCCGTTCCTCCCGAAGGCGAGCGCTACGCGGCGGTCGCCATAGTGCTGCGCGCCGCGGACAGCGGCGTCGAGGTGCTGCTGATCCTTCGCGCGAAGAACGACCGCGATCCGTGGAGCGGGCACATGGCCTTCCCCGGCGGGCGCCACGACGAAAGCGACGTCGACCTGCTCCACACCGCCACTCGCGAAACGCTGGAGGAGGTCGGCGTGGACCTCGCGCGCGTGGGCACCCTGGTGGGACGGCTCGACGACTTGCCGGCCATCGCCCGCGGCCGCCGCGCCGGCATCACCATCGCGCCGTTCGTCTTCACCGTGAGCGAAGATCCGCCCCTTTCGCCCAATCACGAAGTGGAAGAGGCGCTGTGGGTCCCGCTGGATTCGCTGGCCAGCGGGGAAACCGCGACCACGGTCCGCTACCGCATGGAAGGCACGGACCTCGACCTGCCCGGTTGGGACGTGGGGGGCCGCATCGTTTGGGGGCTCACCTACCGGATGCTGCAGACGCTGTTCGAGCGCCTGGGTCTCACAGGTTCTCGTCTACCTGCGGATCGCACGTCTGGCTGA
- a CDS encoding acyl-CoA dehydrogenase family protein: MDFELSDSERMVQKTARDFATAKIAPRAAELDRTEAFPTDLLQGLAELGLLGVNVRSEYGGAEAGVVAYAVAMMEVARACASTAVAMAVTNMVAEVIQAFGNDAQRDRHLPAITSGQHVTGAFALSEPAVGSDPGAMTTRAERSGDGWVLNGEKQWITNGAYAGVTVVWARTGGPGPKGISCFLVDKDTPGLGIGKPEDKLGLRGSNTVPLTFEDCRVPESALLGEEGMGFRIAMMALDGGRIGIGSQAVGIGTAALEAATEYAKDRHAFGKPIAAFQAIQWMLADSQTELEAARLLVLRAASLKQAKAPFTRQASMAKLFASEAAQRICNRAMQVHGGYGYTREFPVERYLRDVRVTTIYEGTSEIQRLVIARDLTQ, encoded by the coding sequence ATGGACTTCGAGCTCTCGGACAGCGAACGGATGGTCCAGAAGACCGCTCGCGATTTTGCCACGGCGAAGATTGCACCCCGAGCGGCAGAGTTGGACCGCACCGAAGCGTTCCCCACGGACCTCTTGCAGGGGCTGGCGGAGCTGGGGCTCCTGGGCGTCAACGTCCGGAGCGAGTACGGCGGTGCCGAGGCGGGAGTCGTGGCCTACGCCGTGGCCATGATGGAAGTGGCACGCGCCTGCGCGTCCACGGCGGTGGCCATGGCGGTCACCAACATGGTCGCCGAGGTGATCCAAGCCTTCGGCAACGACGCGCAGCGCGATCGTCATCTCCCCGCCATCACCAGCGGACAGCACGTGACCGGCGCCTTCGCGCTGTCGGAGCCCGCGGTGGGCAGCGATCCCGGCGCCATGACCACCCGCGCCGAACGCAGCGGGGACGGCTGGGTGCTGAACGGCGAGAAGCAGTGGATCACCAACGGCGCCTACGCAGGCGTCACGGTCGTGTGGGCGCGCACCGGAGGACCGGGGCCCAAGGGCATTTCGTGCTTCTTGGTGGACAAGGACACACCCGGCCTCGGCATCGGCAAGCCCGAAGACAAGCTCGGCCTGCGCGGCTCGAACACCGTGCCCCTCACCTTCGAGGACTGCCGCGTGCCCGAGAGCGCGCTCCTGGGTGAGGAGGGCATGGGCTTCCGCATCGCGATGATGGCGCTCGACGGCGGTCGCATCGGCATCGGCTCGCAAGCCGTGGGGATCGGCACCGCAGCGCTGGAAGCGGCCACGGAGTACGCCAAGGATCGACACGCCTTCGGCAAGCCCATCGCGGCCTTCCAGGCCATCCAGTGGATGCTCGCGGACAGCCAAACGGAGCTCGAGGCGGCGCGCCTCTTGGTGCTGCGGGCGGCCAGCCTCAAGCAAGCCAAGGCGCCCTTCACGCGGCAGGCCTCGATGGCCAAGCTGTTCGCCAGTGAGGCGGCACAGCGCATCTGCAATCGCGCCATGCAGGTGCACGGTGGCTACGGCTACACGCGGGAGTTTCCGGTGGAGCGCTACTTGCGGGACGTGCGCGTGACCACCATCTACGAGGGCACGAGCGAGATCCAACGGCTGGTGATCGCTCGCGACCTGACCCAGTGA
- a CDS encoding DUF2330 domain-containing protein: MKRLSRLLFPLLTVAALGAARPASALPGFYAGKKEAKRHSYATHVVLMTKGNYSVVTVAPDYDGPLDAFALVMPVPADVTTEHVQTLKREFVDRVENITAPRFHEFWEMDPCEPGPPEQIWEQSMKAKAGTAFLGGGPVIGDPTKKVAKELFIDVKPSFKEAEAEYGYTVLTPEQSGNVAGWLEGKGYIAPAGANEAVKPYLDKGMTLLVAEVDPKRVELVGGDRAQLSPIRYWSEKPITTIPAKLGLLNLDDKQELFVYVLAPDKRYEAKNYDNVFPPTNLSVDFVAKERMGELYAAIHDKLLAKNPKGVLDEFAWTTKGCGRPCATEPLMPHELMSLGGDVLEQGVADEEKNPEPPELTEKEQKEYDAKVKELKGKEKTEYKKTFEEERKEVARRKALIARNVYVLSRLHHRYDASNLPTDIEVGPAEPVGGGTGIPKGEAHELSTEVKPAKRNELQVRFNFFHPWNGMVKCEKPEHWRWGKPPRTYRGLRKTWVATDLTRKNRKQIDPDKVVFTPVPSIGIAGATPDGGTAADGGDAGTEGAGDKKKSCGCSVPGAPEAPGPSVVLLLAAGAVALSRRRRR; this comes from the coding sequence ATGAAGCGACTGTCCCGCCTGCTCTTTCCGTTGCTGACCGTGGCCGCCCTGGGCGCTGCCCGCCCTGCATCCGCCTTGCCGGGCTTCTACGCCGGGAAGAAGGAAGCCAAGCGCCATTCCTACGCCACCCACGTCGTGCTGATGACGAAAGGGAACTACAGCGTCGTCACCGTGGCTCCGGACTACGACGGACCCCTGGATGCCTTCGCTCTGGTGATGCCGGTCCCCGCGGACGTGACCACCGAGCACGTGCAGACGCTCAAGCGAGAGTTCGTCGATCGCGTGGAGAACATCACCGCGCCCCGCTTTCACGAGTTCTGGGAGATGGATCCCTGCGAGCCGGGGCCGCCGGAGCAGATCTGGGAGCAGAGCATGAAGGCCAAGGCCGGTACCGCCTTCTTGGGCGGCGGCCCGGTGATCGGCGACCCGACCAAGAAGGTGGCCAAGGAGCTGTTCATCGACGTCAAGCCCAGCTTCAAAGAAGCCGAGGCGGAGTACGGCTACACCGTGCTCACCCCGGAGCAGAGCGGCAACGTCGCCGGCTGGCTCGAGGGCAAGGGTTACATCGCTCCGGCGGGCGCCAACGAAGCGGTGAAGCCGTACCTGGACAAGGGCATGACGCTGCTCGTCGCCGAGGTCGATCCGAAGCGCGTGGAGCTGGTGGGTGGCGACCGCGCGCAGCTGTCGCCCATTCGCTACTGGAGCGAAAAACCCATCACCACCATTCCCGCAAAGCTCGGCCTGTTGAACCTGGACGACAAGCAGGAGCTCTTCGTCTACGTGCTCGCGCCGGACAAGCGCTACGAGGCGAAGAACTACGACAACGTGTTCCCGCCCACGAACCTGTCGGTGGATTTCGTGGCGAAGGAGCGCATGGGCGAGCTGTACGCGGCCATCCACGACAAGCTGCTGGCCAAGAACCCAAAGGGCGTGCTGGACGAGTTCGCCTGGACCACCAAGGGTTGCGGTCGTCCCTGCGCCACGGAGCCGCTGATGCCGCACGAGCTCATGAGCCTGGGCGGAGACGTCCTCGAGCAAGGCGTTGCCGACGAGGAGAAGAATCCCGAGCCGCCCGAGCTCACGGAGAAAGAGCAGAAGGAATACGACGCCAAGGTCAAAGAGCTGAAGGGCAAGGAGAAGACCGAGTACAAGAAGACCTTCGAGGAAGAGCGCAAGGAGGTCGCACGGCGAAAGGCGCTGATCGCCCGCAACGTGTACGTGCTCTCGCGGCTGCACCACCGCTACGACGCCTCGAACCTGCCGACGGACATCGAGGTCGGCCCTGCGGAGCCGGTCGGTGGCGGCACCGGCATCCCCAAGGGTGAGGCGCACGAGCTGTCCACCGAGGTGAAACCCGCGAAGCGCAACGAGCTCCAGGTTCGCTTCAACTTCTTCCATCCTTGGAACGGCATGGTGAAGTGCGAAAAGCCGGAGCACTGGCGCTGGGGCAAGCCGCCGCGCACCTACCGCGGCCTGCGCAAGACCTGGGTGGCTACGGATCTCACGCGCAAGAACCGCAAGCAGATCGATCCGGACAAGGTCGTGTTCACCCCCGTACCCTCGATTGGCATCGCTGGCGCCACGCCGGATGGTGGCACCGCCGCAGATGGCGGAGACGCCGGCACGGAGGGCGCCGGCGACAAGAAGAAGAGCTGTGGTTGCTCGGTGCCCGGCGCGCCGGAGGCGCCCGGCCCGTCCGTGGTGCTGCTCTTGGCTGCGGGCGCCGTGGCTCTGTCTCGGCGTCGCCGTCGCTGA